A single window of Eucalyptus grandis isolate ANBG69807.140 chromosome 1, ASM1654582v1, whole genome shotgun sequence DNA harbors:
- the LOC104448470 gene encoding protein GAMETOPHYTE DEFECTIVE 1 isoform X2 has protein sequence MGFFDLNVPYDAASSPSGKADRVRIATKAMELGYDGVAYNRSMRGVMSERDRCSIPPLSLAALLKVAPSLSSSVSLHRGLLGLPLASAFRQYTRLTVLAETVAQAQVLNSGNPVLKTYDLVAVRPLNQAVFDHACEKSEVDIIAIDFSEKLPFRLKLPMVKTAIERGVYFEISYSSLISDPQMRRQVISTAKLLVDWTRGKNLIITSAASSVNEIRGPCDVANVLSLLGISMEQGKASISKNCRVLIANALKKKKFFKEAIRVEAMPSSERLGSEELWSGDLLKWDPLSSGDGDILLDDLKKSFSISNKVSGTVKAIDFNSIINSMSSEGFQVKDLTYGNKAAELSLDQSKTLQCASRVVSSFTRDNESLEPGKLDGLNILSKQNQSPLFGTSTLHRMPSNKVSEKPVLLSEAVDVAEDREEIGSIKALWHKNAVSEALVKDAGLQTPCCDDSKFVVSTPYIWDTILPASLNRGVPQGLDSCAVRNGDPLEKDQESQDSKSAEAFSGIHCATDEKTMESLDLRPREELCLVSDNLLSCEDVSGSRQVREHTDDATLCEEVMHSSKCDDSIELNDESESDESLEGVAVEPQTLEQGDAGISQPNLNLMSSDEGRTRRKLRYRSVAFPLKRLLSPVLFKKKARKHRRKF, from the exons ATGGGGTTCTTCGACCTGAACGTCCCCTACGACGCCGCCTCTTCGCCGTCCGGCAAGGCCGACCGCGTCCGCATCGCCACCAAGGCGATGGAGCTCGGCTACGACGGCGTCGCCTACAACCGCTCGATGCGCGGCGTCATGTCCGAGCGCGACCGCTGCTCCATCCCGCCCCTCTCCCTCGCCGCGCTCCTCAAGGTCGCCCCCTCGCTCTCCTCGTCCGTCTCCCTCCACCGCGGCCTCCTCGGCCTCCCCCTCGCCTCCGCCTTCCGCCAGTACACGCGCCTCACCGTCCTCGCCGAGACCGTCGCCCAGGCTCAGGTCCTGAACTCCGGGAACCCCGTTCTCAAGACCTACGACCTGGTCGCCGTCAGGCCTTTGAACCAAGCCGTGTTCGATCACGCTTGTGAGAAATCCGAG GTAGATATAATTGCAATTGATTTCTCGGAGAAGTTGCCCTTTCGCTTGAAGCTCCCCATGGTTAAAACTGCTATTGAG CGAGGAGTATATTTTGAGATCTCCTACTCAAGTCTCATCTCAGACCCTCAGATGAGGAGACAAGTGATATCGACTGCTAAG CTACTGGTGGATTGGACGCGTGGAAAAAATCTTATTATTACAAGTGCTGCATCTTCTGTCAATGAAATTAGAGGGCCTTGTGATGTTGCAAATGTGTTGTCCTTGCTTGGTATTTCCATGGAACAAGGGAAAGCTTCTATCTCCAAGAATTGTAG GGTTCTTATTGCAAATgctttaaagaagaagaaattcttcAAGGAGGCCATCAGAGTTGAGGCCATGCCATCATCCGAAAGATTAGGCTCTGAGGAACTCTGGTCTGGTGACCTGCTTAAGTGGGATCCTCTCTCCAGTGGCGATGGTGATATTCTTTTAGATGACTTAAAAAAGTCCTTCTCTATATCAAATAAAGTGTCCGGAACTGTGAAAGCAAttgatttcaattcaattattaaCAGCATGTCATCAGAGGGTTTTCAAGTTAAGGATTTGACATATGGAAATAAGGCAGCTGAACTTTCGTTAGATCAGAGTAAAACTTTGCAATGTGCTTCTCGGGTAGTGAGCTCATTCACCAGGGATAATGAGAGTTTAGAGCCTGGAAAGCTTGATGGATTGAATATACTTTCTAAACAGAATCAGAGTCCATTGTTTGGTACATCCACGCTGCATCGAATGCCCAGCAACAAAGTTTCTGAGAAACCAGTTCTGCTGAGTGAAGCTGTTGATGTTGCAGAAGACAGAGAGGAGATTGGTTCTATAAAAG CCTTATGGCATAAAAATGCTGTATCTGAGGCGCTGGTGAAGGATGCTGGTTTACAGACTCCTTGTTGTGATGATAGTAAGTTTGTTGTTTCCACTCCATATATATGGGACACCATTCTTCCTGCCTCTCTGAATAGAGGGGTGCCTCAGGGCTTAGACAGCTGTGCAGTGCGGAATGGTGATCCTTTGGAAAAAGATCAAGAGTCTCAGGATTCAAAAAGTGCAGAGGCATTTTCTGGTATACATTGTGCTACAGATGAAAAAACAATGGAGAGTCTGGATTTAAGGCCTCGAGAAGAGTTATGTTTGGTCTCTGATAATTTACTTTCTTGTGAAGATGTATCAGGTTCTAGACAAGTAAGGGAACATACGGATGATGCAACCTTATGTGAAGAAGTAATGCATTCTTCAAAATGTGATGATTCTATTGAATTAAATGATGAATCAGAAAGTGACGAGTCACTGGAGGGGGTTGCTGTGGAACCTCAGACACTTGAGCAAGGGGATGCAGGAATTTCTCAGcctaatttgaatttaatgTCATCAG ATGAAGGCAGAACAAGGCGGAAGTTGCGTTATCGATCTGTTGCTTTTCCGCTCAAGCGCTTGTTGAGTCCtgttcttttcaaaaagaaagctCGAAAACATCGGAGAAAGTTTTGA
- the LOC104448470 gene encoding uncharacterized protein LOC104448470 isoform X1, whose protein sequence is MGFFDLNVPYDAASSPSGKADRVRIATKAMELGYDGVAYNRSMRGVMSERDRCSIPPLSLAALLKVAPSLSSSVSLHRGLLGLPLASAFRQYTRLTVLAETVAQAQVLNSGNPVLKTYDLVAVRPLNQAVFDHACEKSEVDIIAIDFSEKLPFRLKLPMVKTAIERGVYFEISYSSLISDPQMRRQVISTAKLLVDWTRGKNLIITSAASSVNEIRGPCDVANVLSLLGISMEQGKASISKNCRVLIANALKKKKFFKEAIRVEAMPSSERLGSEELWSGDLLKWDPLSSGDGDILLDDLKKSFSISNKVSGTVKAIDFNSIINSMSSEGFQVKDLTYGNKAAELSLDQSKTLQCASRVVSSFTRDNESLEPGKLDGLNILSKQNQSPLFGTSTLHRMPSNKVSEKPVLLSEAVDVAEDREEIGSIKGENLYTNALKGHVNSNRVDMVRLESSQPASPDQSIAALWHKNAVSEALVKDAGLQTPCCDDSKFVVSTPYIWDTILPASLNRGVPQGLDSCAVRNGDPLEKDQESQDSKSAEAFSGIHCATDEKTMESLDLRPREELCLVSDNLLSCEDVSGSRQVREHTDDATLCEEVMHSSKCDDSIELNDESESDESLEGVAVEPQTLEQGDAGISQPNLNLMSSDEGRTRRKLRYRSVAFPLKRLLSPVLFKKKARKHRRKF, encoded by the exons ATGGGGTTCTTCGACCTGAACGTCCCCTACGACGCCGCCTCTTCGCCGTCCGGCAAGGCCGACCGCGTCCGCATCGCCACCAAGGCGATGGAGCTCGGCTACGACGGCGTCGCCTACAACCGCTCGATGCGCGGCGTCATGTCCGAGCGCGACCGCTGCTCCATCCCGCCCCTCTCCCTCGCCGCGCTCCTCAAGGTCGCCCCCTCGCTCTCCTCGTCCGTCTCCCTCCACCGCGGCCTCCTCGGCCTCCCCCTCGCCTCCGCCTTCCGCCAGTACACGCGCCTCACCGTCCTCGCCGAGACCGTCGCCCAGGCTCAGGTCCTGAACTCCGGGAACCCCGTTCTCAAGACCTACGACCTGGTCGCCGTCAGGCCTTTGAACCAAGCCGTGTTCGATCACGCTTGTGAGAAATCCGAG GTAGATATAATTGCAATTGATTTCTCGGAGAAGTTGCCCTTTCGCTTGAAGCTCCCCATGGTTAAAACTGCTATTGAG CGAGGAGTATATTTTGAGATCTCCTACTCAAGTCTCATCTCAGACCCTCAGATGAGGAGACAAGTGATATCGACTGCTAAG CTACTGGTGGATTGGACGCGTGGAAAAAATCTTATTATTACAAGTGCTGCATCTTCTGTCAATGAAATTAGAGGGCCTTGTGATGTTGCAAATGTGTTGTCCTTGCTTGGTATTTCCATGGAACAAGGGAAAGCTTCTATCTCCAAGAATTGTAG GGTTCTTATTGCAAATgctttaaagaagaagaaattcttcAAGGAGGCCATCAGAGTTGAGGCCATGCCATCATCCGAAAGATTAGGCTCTGAGGAACTCTGGTCTGGTGACCTGCTTAAGTGGGATCCTCTCTCCAGTGGCGATGGTGATATTCTTTTAGATGACTTAAAAAAGTCCTTCTCTATATCAAATAAAGTGTCCGGAACTGTGAAAGCAAttgatttcaattcaattattaaCAGCATGTCATCAGAGGGTTTTCAAGTTAAGGATTTGACATATGGAAATAAGGCAGCTGAACTTTCGTTAGATCAGAGTAAAACTTTGCAATGTGCTTCTCGGGTAGTGAGCTCATTCACCAGGGATAATGAGAGTTTAGAGCCTGGAAAGCTTGATGGATTGAATATACTTTCTAAACAGAATCAGAGTCCATTGTTTGGTACATCCACGCTGCATCGAATGCCCAGCAACAAAGTTTCTGAGAAACCAGTTCTGCTGAGTGAAGCTGTTGATGTTGCAGAAGACAGAGAGGAGATTGGTTCTATAAAAGGTGAGAATTTATATACAAATGCATTAAAAGGGCATGTTAACTCAAACCGAGTTGATATGGTTAGGTTGGAATCATCACAGCCTGCCTCACCTGATCAATCTATTGCAGCCTTATGGCATAAAAATGCTGTATCTGAGGCGCTGGTGAAGGATGCTGGTTTACAGACTCCTTGTTGTGATGATAGTAAGTTTGTTGTTTCCACTCCATATATATGGGACACCATTCTTCCTGCCTCTCTGAATAGAGGGGTGCCTCAGGGCTTAGACAGCTGTGCAGTGCGGAATGGTGATCCTTTGGAAAAAGATCAAGAGTCTCAGGATTCAAAAAGTGCAGAGGCATTTTCTGGTATACATTGTGCTACAGATGAAAAAACAATGGAGAGTCTGGATTTAAGGCCTCGAGAAGAGTTATGTTTGGTCTCTGATAATTTACTTTCTTGTGAAGATGTATCAGGTTCTAGACAAGTAAGGGAACATACGGATGATGCAACCTTATGTGAAGAAGTAATGCATTCTTCAAAATGTGATGATTCTATTGAATTAAATGATGAATCAGAAAGTGACGAGTCACTGGAGGGGGTTGCTGTGGAACCTCAGACACTTGAGCAAGGGGATGCAGGAATTTCTCAGcctaatttgaatttaatgTCATCAG ATGAAGGCAGAACAAGGCGGAAGTTGCGTTATCGATCTGTTGCTTTTCCGCTCAAGCGCTTGTTGAGTCCtgttcttttcaaaaagaaagctCGAAAACATCGGAGAAAGTTTTGA